The window CGGCCTGCGTGTACTGGGCGGATTCAAACAGTCGTCGCAACACGAATTGTTTTCCGCTCATGACAGCAGCTCGTCAAGCGCCTCTGCCGGCGTTTTCCAGCCCAACGTCTTTCTCGGTCGGGCATTGAGGGCCGCTGCCACGGCGGATATCTCGTCAGCGCTGTGGATGCTCAGGTCTGTGCCTTTCGGGAAGTACTGCCGCAACAAACCGTTGGTGTTCTCGTTAGTGCCACGCTGCCAAGGGCTTTGCGGGTCGCAGAAGTAGACCTGGATACCCGCATCGATCTTGAGACGATCGTGCTGAGCCATTTCGGCTCCCTGATCCCAGGTTAGCGAGCGGCGCAGCTCTTCGGGCAAGGTGATGATGGTGCGCGTGATCGCGTCGCGCACGGCCTCGGCCCCGTGTCCTGCGAGTGCAGGCCCGTTCTTCGTGCGCGGAGCTTCGCCATGCCCCGCCAACCGGGGAAGGTGCAATAGCATCGTGAAGCGCGTCGTCCGCTCGACCAGCGTGCCGATTGCCGAGCTGCCAAGACCGAGGATAAGGTCTCCCTCCCAATGTCCCGGCACCGCTCGATCGGCCGCTTCAGCAGGGCGCTCACTGATCATAATCTCCGGCGAGACGAAGCCCTTGCCTCGCCTGCGTACGCGCGCCCTGGGCATCCGTAACACACGCCCTGTTCGCAAGCAGGCCGTTAGCTCGCGGCTCAGCGCCCCACGACCCTGAACGAAGAGGGTTTGATAGATCGCTTCGTGGCTGATGCGCATCCTCTCGTCGTCCGGGAAGTCGATCGGCAAGCGTCGGGCAATCTGCTCAGGGCTCCAGGCCTTGGCCCATCGCCGTTCCTTGCGCGGGCCATGCCGGCGGCCCTTCCACGGAACGGCGGGACCATGAACGGGAGCACCGCTCGTGTCTTCGGTGTGGTTGCGGCATTCGCGTGCAGGTTCAGCTCCATGACACAAGGCCTCCCTCGCAAAAGCTATACCCTGTTCTACACCGATTCCATCCAACCAATCCTCCGGGACCAAACACCTAAGCGGGGTTGCCGGGACAAGCCCGGCAACGACAAAGAGGGTGCCGATGTGCCCCGGCTCCCGCTACCGCTTCCTCTCCAACTGATACGTCAAATGCCCCTTCACCGTCGGCCACTCGGCCGCGGTGATGCTGTAGACCACGGTGTCGCGCAGCGTGCCGTTGACGATCAGGTGGCTGCGCAGGATGCCGTCGAGTTTGGCGCCGAGGCGTTCGATGGCGCGGCGGCTTTGGTGGTTGAAGAAGTGGGTGCGGAATTCCACCGCGATGCAGTCCAGGGTCTCGAACGCATGTCCCAGCAGCAGCAGCTTGCATTGGGTATTGAGATGGCTGCGCTGCACGTTACTGCGATACCAGGTCGAGCCGATCTCCACCCGCTTGTTGATGGCATCGACGTTCATGTAGCTGGTCACGCCGGCAATGGTGCCGTCGGGCTGCTTCACCGTGAACGGCAGCATGGTGCCCTTGGCCTGCAGGTCCAGCCGTCGGTCGATCTCCTTGGTCATTGCCTCCGGTTTTGGAATGGCGGTGTACCAGAGTTTCCAGAGTTCGCCGTCGTTGACGGCTTCGACAAGGCCGTCATGATGGGCGTGCGACAGCGGCTCGAGGCGCGCATGGGCGCCTTCGAGCACGACAGGATCCAACCAGGGCATTCAGAAATCCAGTTTAGCGATTGAGGAAGTTGAGCGGCAGGCCGCCGCGCGGCCAATCCATCATAACGAGTTCGCCCTTGCCCGACAAAGTGATGTAGGCGGTTTTCAGCTCCGGCCCGCCAAAGGCGATGTTGGTGGTGACGTTGTCGCCGGTCGGCACGTGCTCGATCAGCTTGCCGTCGGGGGCGATCACTGAAATGCCGCCATTGATCAGTGTCGCCACGCAGACATTGCCGGAGGCTTCCACCGCCAGCGAATCGAACATCTGGTAGCCGCCCAGACCGGCGATCGGCCGGCCCCGCTCGCCGCGATAGATCACATCGGTGGGGACGATCTCGCCGGGCTCGCCGACCTTGAAGGCCCACAGACGCGCGGTGGGGGTCTCGGCCACGTAGACGGTCTTCTCGTCGGGGGACAGGCCGATGCCGTTGGCCGGCAGCATGCCGAAGTGGCCCTCGACCACGCCGGAGGCGCCGGGCTTCATGTAATAGAACGCGCCGACATCCATGTCCCGGGCGCGGCGCTTGCCGAGGTCCGTGAACCAGAGGCCGCCCTGCCTGTCGAACACCAGGTCGTTCGGCCCCTTCAGCGGATGATCGCCGACCTTGTCGAACAGGGTTTCGATCTTGCCGCTCTGGATATCGACACGCTGGATCGAGCCGCCGATGTATTCCGAGGCGCTCGGCGCGCCCGGCATGATGATGCCGCGGGACGGTGCCCAGCTGAAGCCGCCATTGTTGCAGACATAGATCTTGCCGTCCGGCCCCAGTGCCGCGCCGTTCGGGCCGCCGGGAATCTGGGCGATCACCTCCTTGCGGCCGTCGGGGAACACCCGCGTCAGCCGCTGCGCCCGGATTTCCACCAGGATCACCGAGCCGTCCGGCATTACCACCGGACCTTCCGGAAATTCGAGACCCGTGGCGATGACGCGCGGATTGGACATGAAAGCCTCCCGTTCTTGCTTTTGCTGATTGGCCTTCGATTGCTTTGCGATCGGCCATCGGTGGATGAGGGGCGATCCTAGTTCAAGCCGATGTGGGCTGCCAAGCAGCGCGGACTGTTTCCGCGAGGCGGAATGATTGGCGGCAACCGATTGTCATTAAGTCGCAGCGCGTTGCAACGCATCAAGGCTGGATCAGGTTGGTTGATGCTGCCGCTTCATGCATACTCGATATGCAGACGTGATCTGCCAATGTCCGATGGCTCGAAGCCGCCCCACAAGACCACCGAGCCTCGGTTCAAAAATGGGAGGACGATGATGCATCATGGTTTGAAAACCGCGATGGTGGCGGGACTGCTTTTTGTTTCCGCGGCCAGCGTCGCGATGGCGCAGAAGCGATACGACACCGGCGCCAACGACACCGAGATCAAGATCGGCAATATCATGCCGTACAGCGGACCGGCGTCATCGTACGCGACCATCGGCAAGACGGAAGCCGCTTATTTCCGGATGATCAACGAGCAGGGCGGCATCAACGGCCGCAAGATCAATTTCATTTCCTATGATGACGGCTACAGCCCACCCAAAACGGTGGAGCAGGCGCGCAAACTGGTGGAGAGCGATGAAGTGCTCTTCATCATGAATCCGCTGGGCACGCCGGGCAACACCGCGATCCAGAAATACATGAACCAGAAGAAAGTGCCGCAGCTGTTCGTCTCGACCGGAGCCGCGAAGTGGGCCGACCCGCAGAACTTCCCGTGGACCATGGGCTGGCAGCCGAGCTATCAGGGCGAGGCGCGGGTCTACGCCAAATACATTCTGAAGGAGTTTCCCGGCAAGAAGATCGGCATCCTGTTTCAGAACGACGATTTCGGAAAAGACTATCTGGTCGGACTGAAGGAAGGGCTGGGCGACAAGGCCGGCAGCCTCATCATCAGCGAGGTGCCCTACGAGGTGACGTCGCCGACGGTGGATTCGCAGATCGTGCAGATCAAGTCGGCCAATCCGGATGTCTTCATCAACATCGCCACGCCGAAATTCGCGGCGCAGGCCATCAAGAAGGTGGGCGAGCTCGGCTGGAAGCCGGTGCACCTGGTCACCAACGTGTCGGCATCGGTGGCGAGCGTCATGAAGCCGGCCGGCTATGAGAACGGCCAGGGCGTGCTGAGCGCAGCCTATATGAAGGATCCGAAGGATCCGACCTGGAACAACGATGCCGCCATGAACACCTGGCGCGCGTTCATGGACAAATATTATCCCGAAGGCGACAAGGACGACGGTGCCACCGTGTTCGGTTATGGCGTGGCGCAAGGCATCGTGCAGGTGCTCAAGCAGTGCGGCGACAATCTCACCCGCGAGAACATCATGAAGCAGGCCGCCAATCTCGATTTCGAGATCGGCATCTATCTGCCGGGCACCAAGATCAAGACCAGCCCGACCGATTTCAGCCCGCTGGAGCAACTGCAGATGATGCGGTTCAAGGGCGAAAGCTGGGAGTTGTTCGGCCCGCTGATGAGCGGCGAAAAGAGTTCGTGAGGACCGCCGCCTGAAACGACTTCGGCCCGCGTCGTGAGACGCGGGCCGAGCGAATAATGGCGAGCTCTGATCGGTGGCTTAGAACAGTGAGGCGTACTGCGCGAGACCGGCGCGCTGCACGAGGCTCATGGCGGTCTGCTTCTGGTTCTCGTCGAGGCTGGCGAGCAGCGGCGAGATCGAGGGGGCGACGCGGCGCACGGCGTTCTCATCCACCCGCTCCATGCGCGCGAGCGTCCGCAACGCACTGGCGACCCCGGGCCAATATTTCTGCTGGGCAGCGGTCAGCTTCAGCGCGGCGCGATAGCGCGCGATCGCGACTTCGCTCGCGGCAATCCGCCAGACCGAAGGCTTGCTGGCTTTTTCGGCCGGCGCAGCCGGGGCCGATGCCAAAGACATGGTGTTCTGTGAATTCTGATCAAATTCCTGAGCCGCCAGCGGCGCGCTCATGGCAACAAACAATACCAATGCAATCTTCAATTGCCGCATTATATCCCACCGATGTGATTGAGCTGCCCGCGTGCTATAGACCATATGTGACGGAAGTGGGGTTACAATTTGTCACACTTCCTTAACGGCAATCGTTCCGATCGGTTCCCGCTTTTTGTCCACATAACTGCAGCCAAGCTATGCTTTTGTGCCGCCTTAATGCTGTCGGAGCGCATGGCTCGCCCATATATTCATCGTGAGGGAAGCGGTTCCGCCATTTGATTCGCTAGTGTGCTGAATGCGAAGTTCGTGCGACCGTGCGGCAGGCGCTTTCACGAACTTCGCATTCATAAAGCACACTAGGGCCTGTCCTCAATTGAGCCAAATGATAGCAGCGGCGAGGTGGATTGCGGCAAGGAAATTTCTCGCAGTTTTATCGTAGCGGGTTGCGATGGCGCGATACTGCTTGAGTTTGCAGAAGAAGTTCTCGATGAGATGGCGCGCCTTGTAGGCGTCTTTATCGAAGTCGCGCTGGATTTGGCGGTGGCCTCTTGGCGGGATCACGACCGATTTTGCCCGGGCGAGTAACGGTTCGATCACCCGCTGGTCGGCATCGTAGGCCTTGTCTGCCAGCAAGGTATTGGCCGCCATGTCCGGCAGCAGAGCATCGGCGCCTTGCAAATCATGGGCCTGGCCGGGCGTAAGTTTGAACCCTAGCGGATTGCCCAGCGCATCGACGAGCGCATGAATCTTGGTGCTTAACCCGCCTTTGCTGCGCCCGAGCGCCTCGTCTTCGCCCGCTTTTTTTGCGCCCCGGCACTGTGCTGATGCGCCCGCACGATTGTGCTGTCGATCATCGCGTACTCATTGTCGGCATCGCTCGCCAGCATCTCAAACAACTTCTTCCACACACCGCTCTTGGCCCAGCGTGAAAACCTCGTGTGAACCTTGATCGGATCGCCAAAGCGCTCCGGCAAATCCCGCCAGGGAATCCCGGCGCGATAACGGTACAGCACCGCCTCGACAAACAGCCGATTGTCCTTGGCGGTGACCCCAACGTGCCCTTTGCGGCCGGGTAAAAACTCCTCGATCCTGTCCCATTGATCGTCCCGAAGGGCGTAGCGGCGCATCTGTCAGCTCCCGAATCAGCTGACTGCCTATGAATCACGCGATAATCTGCCGGGGAATCCTCTAATTGAGGACGGGCCCTAGAATCATATGCTTGCTAGTGTCCTTATCGCTTCGCAAGTTCGTACAGAGCTCGCTGAAAATGTGACGAACTTGCGAAGCGGGACACTAGCCGGTGCCTTGTTTTGCCGGATTCGCGGCGACACTTTGAATTGAACTTGATGTGCGCGGGATCGCGTTCGCGACAGCGCAGGCGGAGGCCGACATGAATGATTTAGCCGTTAATGACGACGATGCCGAGAATGTGGATATCCGCGCCGCGATCGAGCGGCACTGGAAGGCGATCGATGCCGGCCAGCTCGACGCGGCTCACAAGATCTATCGCGACAACGCCACCTTGGACTTTCCGCAGTCGGGTGAGCGCATCACGGGGCGAGACAATATCCGCGAGAGCCGTGCTGCCGAGCCGCATCATGCCTCGATCCAGATCCGCAGCATTGTCGGGCAGGGCGATCTGTGGGTCAGCGAGTGCACCACCACCTTCGACGGCGATCCGGAACTGGTCGTCAGCATGATGGAGTTCCGGGACGGCAAGGTGATCCACGAAACCCTGTATTTCGCCGAGCCGTTTGCCGCGCCGAAATGGCGGGCGAAATGGGTCGGCGACAAGGCCTGAATCAGAGACCTTGCGGCGCGGTCTGCGAAACCGCTTTAACCCTTGTTTGAAGCTATTTTAGAGTCGTTCCAAACTTAAAACGGCGGTTTTTAGCCAGTTTGGAATAGCTTGAAACAGCAGCTTTTCCTTTTGCATCCGGGCGGGGGCTTCAATATCGAAAAGGGCAGCATCACAGCCGGATCTGTCTTCTTTCATGATCGTTTGCTCCTGCAATGTCCTGACCGACGACGACGTACGCTCAGCCATGAGTGGGTCGGGCGACCTGCCGCGCACTGCCCGGCAGGTGTATGGCTGTCTCGGCTGCAGCGCCCAGTGTGGCCGCTGCGCGCGAACCATCCAGAAGATCATGAAGGATGCGCTGGGTGCCTGCGCCAAGGAATGTTGCTCGGGCTGCCCGCACAGCGGTGCTCATGCTCCCATCGAGCACATGAAAGCTGAGCTTGATCAGATGGTTATCGCGCTCCAGGCGTAACTGTTTGCTTATCTCTCCAGCCGACCTATCCCCATGTCAGGAACAATCACGCGGGTTTGTGCGCGCGAGGCTTGCCGGCCTCTCCATTCTGATTTAGAAGCATTCTAAATTGAATTCGGCGCCCCGTCAGCGCCGCGGATAAGGAACCGGCACCATGAAGGGCGATCCCAAAGTCATCGATTTTCTCAACAAGGCGCTCCGCCATGAGCTGACGGCCGTGAACCAGTACTGGCTGCACTACCGCCTGCTGGAAAACTGGGGCCTCAAGGACCTCGCCAAGAAGTGGCGGGCGGAATCGATCGAGGAAATGCAGCACGCCGACAAGCTGATCGACCGGATCATCTTCCTGGACGGTTTCCCCAACATGCAGGTGCTCGATCCCTTGCACATCGGCCAGGACGTCAAGGAAGTGCTGGATTGCGACCTGAAGGCCGAATACTCGGCCCGCGCGCTCTATGAAAAGGCGGCGACGCACTGCCATGCCGCCAAGGACTACGTCACCCGCGACATCTTCGAGAAACTGATGAAGGACGAGGAAAGCCACATCGACTTCCTCGAGACCCAGATCGAGCTGGTCAAACGGATCGGCGTCGAGCTGTACTCGCAGCATCACATCGGCGAACTCGACCACGACTGAGTTTGGATGGATACGGTTTGCGCGGAGCCCGGCTGGCAGAGTGTCAGCCGGGCTTTTTGTTGATCCTGCTTCTCATCCGAAAACATGACTCGAGCGAAAGCGGCTCATCACATTCAGCGTCATCACCGGGCTTGACCCGGTGATCCAGCTTAAGAGCTTCTCCAAAGAAAGCTGGATTGCCGGGTCAAGCCCGGCAATGACGGTGTGGGGATGATATGCGGGATTTCAAAATCCTCACGCCGCATCCGCCGGCACAAAGCAGCTGATGATGATGTTGCCGCTGTGCTTGACGTACCAGACCACGGCCTCACCGACCGGGTTGCCGCCATCGCGGATGATGGCCTTGTCCGGCACCTGCATCCATTGGCCGTCGATCGGCACCCAGTAGTTGCCGCTGCGCACGTCGTATTCGGTGCGATGGCCGTCGGAAATATCGCAGCAGGGAACGCCGGTGGGACTGCGCACGCTCTTGAACCAGGAGCGGATGTTGTCGGGGACGTTTTCGAATTGTCCGCGATCGACCGCAAGGGATGTCGATGGCGGCGCTGCCGATAACACCATCAGTAAAGCAAGGCTGCCGAGCGGGGCCAGCCATCGTCTGCGTCGCGACACCATCCGCGTT is drawn from Bradyrhizobium prioriisuperbiae and contains these coding sequences:
- a CDS encoding GNAT family protein; amino-acid sequence: MPWLDPVVLEGAHARLEPLSHAHHDGLVEAVNDGELWKLWYTAIPKPEAMTKEIDRRLDLQAKGTMLPFTVKQPDGTIAGVTSYMNVDAINKRVEIGSTWYRSNVQRSHLNTQCKLLLLGHAFETLDCIAVEFRTHFFNHQSRRAIERLGAKLDGILRSHLIVNGTLRDTVVYSITAAEWPTVKGHLTYQLERKR
- a CDS encoding SMP-30/gluconolactonase/LRE family protein yields the protein MSNPRVIATGLEFPEGPVVMPDGSVILVEIRAQRLTRVFPDGRKEVIAQIPGGPNGAALGPDGKIYVCNNGGFSWAPSRGIIMPGAPSASEYIGGSIQRVDIQSGKIETLFDKVGDHPLKGPNDLVFDRQGGLWFTDLGKRRARDMDVGAFYYMKPGASGVVEGHFGMLPANGIGLSPDEKTVYVAETPTARLWAFKVGEPGEIVPTDVIYRGERGRPIAGLGGYQMFDSLAVEASGNVCVATLINGGISVIAPDGKLIEHVPTGDNVTTNIAFGGPELKTAYITLSGKGELVMMDWPRGGLPLNFLNR
- a CDS encoding ABC transporter substrate-binding protein produces the protein MMHHGLKTAMVAGLLFVSAASVAMAQKRYDTGANDTEIKIGNIMPYSGPASSYATIGKTEAAYFRMINEQGGINGRKINFISYDDGYSPPKTVEQARKLVESDEVLFIMNPLGTPGNTAIQKYMNQKKVPQLFVSTGAAKWADPQNFPWTMGWQPSYQGEARVYAKYILKEFPGKKIGILFQNDDFGKDYLVGLKEGLGDKAGSLIISEVPYEVTSPTVDSQIVQIKSANPDVFINIATPKFAAQAIKKVGELGWKPVHLVTNVSASVASVMKPAGYENGQGVLSAAYMKDPKDPTWNNDAAMNTWRAFMDKYYPEGDKDDGATVFGYGVAQGIVQVLKQCGDNLTRENIMKQAANLDFEIGIYLPGTKIKTSPTDFSPLEQLQMMRFKGESWELFGPLMSGEKSS
- a CDS encoding IS5 family transposase (programmed frameshift); the protein is MRRYALRDDQWDRIEEFLPGRKGHVGVTAKDNRLFVEAVLYRYRAGIPWRDLPERFGDPIKVHTRFSRWAKSGVWKKLFEMLASDADNEYAMIDSTIVRAHQHSAGAQKKPGEDEALGRSKGGLSTKIHALVDALGNPLGFKLTPGQAHDLQGADALLPDMAANTLLADKAYDADQRVIEPLLARAKSVVIPPRGHRQIQRDFDKDAYKARHLIENFFCKLKQYRAIATRYDKTARNFLAAIHLAAAIIWLN
- a CDS encoding nuclear transport factor 2 family protein, producing the protein MNDLAVNDDDAENVDIRAAIERHWKAIDAGQLDAAHKIYRDNATLDFPQSGERITGRDNIRESRAAEPHHASIQIRSIVGQGDLWVSECTTTFDGDPELVVSMMEFRDGKVIHETLYFAEPFAAPKWRAKWVGDKA
- a CDS encoding (2Fe-2S)-binding protein, which encodes MIVCSCNVLTDDDVRSAMSGSGDLPRTARQVYGCLGCSAQCGRCARTIQKIMKDALGACAKECCSGCPHSGAHAPIEHMKAELDQMVIALQA
- the bfr gene encoding bacterioferritin produces the protein MKGDPKVIDFLNKALRHELTAVNQYWLHYRLLENWGLKDLAKKWRAESIEEMQHADKLIDRIIFLDGFPNMQVLDPLHIGQDVKEVLDCDLKAEYSARALYEKAATHCHAAKDYVTRDIFEKLMKDEESHIDFLETQIELVKRIGVELYSQHHIGELDHD